The following proteins come from a genomic window of Microbacterium sulfonylureivorans:
- a CDS encoding ROK family protein produces MSMEPTPNVSGVSQLFQLLRDGVPRTRAELAKSTGLARSTIAARVDELMRLGLITPIAETVSTGGRPPSQFALNPRARLVLAADIGASHATLAVTDLAGSIIADHSEPLDVTLGPVPVLTWLVDNAVALLERIGRSTDDVAAIGMGIPGPVEHSTGQPVNPPIMPGWDRFDVPGWVQQHLDVPVLVDNDVNIMALGERAIAYPGVEHLMFVKVATGIGAGVISSGTLQRGAQGIAGDIGHVRVARGAGVPCHCGNQGCLEALASGPAIARALRAQGVAAENGNDVVDLVKRGNIDAIQAVRQAGRDIGEVLTTCVSLVNPSVIAIGGSMARVGEHLIAGVREVVYTRSIPLATEHLSIVQSATAHNAAVLGASMLAIEYALSPETLTTLVSS; encoded by the coding sequence ATGAGCATGGAACCGACACCCAACGTGTCCGGAGTCAGTCAGCTCTTCCAGCTTCTGCGCGATGGCGTGCCCCGCACCCGCGCCGAACTGGCGAAGTCGACCGGGCTCGCGCGATCGACCATCGCGGCGCGCGTCGACGAGCTCATGCGGTTGGGCCTCATCACGCCGATCGCCGAGACGGTGTCGACGGGCGGGCGCCCACCCTCGCAGTTCGCCCTGAACCCCCGTGCACGCCTCGTGCTGGCCGCCGACATCGGCGCCTCGCACGCCACGCTCGCAGTGACCGACCTGGCCGGCAGCATCATCGCCGACCACAGCGAGCCGCTGGACGTCACGTTGGGGCCGGTGCCCGTGCTCACGTGGCTGGTCGACAACGCGGTGGCTCTGCTCGAGCGCATCGGCCGCTCGACCGATGACGTCGCCGCCATCGGGATGGGTATCCCCGGCCCGGTCGAGCACTCCACCGGACAGCCCGTGAACCCGCCCATCATGCCGGGCTGGGACCGCTTCGACGTTCCCGGCTGGGTGCAGCAGCACCTCGATGTCCCCGTCCTCGTCGACAACGACGTGAACATCATGGCGCTCGGCGAGCGGGCCATCGCGTACCCCGGCGTCGAGCATCTCATGTTCGTCAAAGTGGCCACGGGCATCGGCGCCGGCGTCATCTCCAGCGGCACCCTGCAGCGAGGCGCCCAGGGCATCGCCGGCGACATCGGCCACGTGCGCGTCGCACGCGGCGCCGGGGTTCCCTGCCACTGCGGCAATCAGGGCTGCCTCGAAGCCCTCGCCTCCGGCCCCGCGATCGCGCGCGCCCTGCGAGCCCAAGGGGTCGCCGCCGAGAACGGCAACGACGTCGTCGACTTGGTCAAGCGCGGGAACATCGACGCGATCCAGGCCGTGCGGCAGGCCGGACGCGACATCGGCGAGGTGCTCACCACCTGTGTGAGTCTTGTGAACCCCTCGGTCATCGCGATCGGCGGGTCGATGGCACGCGTCGGCGAGCACCTGATCGCGGGCGTCCGCGAGGTCGTCTACACGCGCTCCATCCCGCTGGCCACCGAGCACCTCTCGATCGTGCAGTCGGCGACGGCGCACAACGCCGCCGTACTCGGCGCGAGCATGCTCGCGATCGAGTACGCCCTCTCCCCCGAGACCCTCACCACGCTCGTCTCCTCCTGA
- a CDS encoding ABC transporter permease, protein MSEQTTGTAGVPTASEAPPPAGSPDGDKQKSGFQRFMSGSVGRNLGLVAALLVLVIVGAVTAPDTFTSVSNILTILRQASIIGVVSIGMTLVIISGGIDLSVGSVIGLASVVATIAAVQDLADQMHWIVMVVFALLVGFAAGLINGIVIAYGKVVAFMATLAMLVGARGLAEIIAERRTLQVGNRDFIEFMNLDIIGVDILIWIFAIVAVLGWVILNRTTFGRRTVAIGGNREAARLAGINVKRHTMWLYAISGLCAGIAAVMYLARTTAGTSTHGTLLELDAIASVVVGGTLLIGGRGTITGTVFGVLIFATLSNVFVQNNLNSSVQAVVKGIIIVVAVLLQQRFAKPTGRAT, encoded by the coding sequence GTGAGCGAGCAGACCACCGGGACCGCAGGGGTCCCCACCGCCAGCGAGGCACCGCCGCCCGCAGGCTCACCCGACGGCGACAAGCAGAAGTCCGGATTCCAGCGGTTCATGTCCGGGTCGGTCGGCCGCAACCTCGGCCTCGTCGCCGCGCTGCTGGTGCTCGTGATCGTCGGCGCCGTCACCGCGCCGGACACCTTCACGAGCGTCAGCAACATCCTCACGATCCTGCGTCAGGCGTCCATCATCGGCGTCGTCAGCATCGGAATGACGCTCGTGATCATCTCCGGCGGCATCGACCTGTCGGTGGGCTCCGTGATCGGCCTCGCCTCCGTCGTCGCGACGATCGCAGCCGTGCAGGACCTCGCCGACCAGATGCACTGGATCGTCATGGTCGTGTTCGCGCTGCTCGTCGGCTTCGCCGCAGGCCTCATCAACGGCATCGTCATCGCGTACGGCAAAGTCGTCGCGTTCATGGCCACCCTCGCGATGCTGGTCGGGGCACGAGGACTCGCCGAGATCATCGCCGAGCGACGCACCCTTCAGGTCGGCAACCGCGACTTCATCGAGTTCATGAACCTCGACATCATCGGGGTCGACATCCTCATCTGGATCTTCGCCATCGTCGCGGTGCTCGGGTGGGTCATCCTCAACCGCACCACCTTCGGCCGCCGCACCGTCGCCATCGGCGGCAACCGCGAGGCCGCCCGCCTCGCCGGCATCAACGTCAAGCGCCACACCATGTGGCTGTACGCGATCTCCGGCCTGTGCGCCGGCATCGCGGCCGTCATGTACCTCGCACGCACCACCGCCGGCACCTCGACGCACGGCACGCTCCTCGAACTGGACGCGATCGCCTCCGTCGTCGTCGGCGGCACGCTCCTCATCGGCGGCCGCGGCACGATCACCGGCACCGTGTTCGGCGTTCTGATCTTCGCGACGCTCAGCAACGTCTTCGTTCAGAACAACCTCAACTCGTCGGTGCAGGCCGTCGTGAAGGGCATCATCATCGTCGTCGCCGTGCTGCTGCAGCAGCGGTTCGCGAAGCCCACCGGACGAGCGACCTGA
- a CDS encoding carboxymuconolactone decarboxylase family protein, whose protein sequence is MTATARIPAIEVTGPIGSIMKVAARRMLGKVPDSLGVLWHYPAVFTDMMGFNRKAEKWDRLDENLSILARMASAAAIGCNACLDINYFMAHRQGLDEVKVREVPRWRESTIYTTLERAVMAYAHAMSQTPVAVTDELSAELLDALGPAALIELTARVGLMNLAARTNIALGIHSEEYAAACGLPALATSTAALGSVA, encoded by the coding sequence ATGACCGCCACCGCCCGCATTCCCGCCATCGAGGTGACCGGCCCGATCGGCTCGATCATGAAGGTCGCCGCCCGCAGGATGCTCGGCAAGGTGCCCGACTCGCTGGGGGTGCTCTGGCACTACCCGGCCGTGTTCACGGACATGATGGGGTTCAACCGCAAGGCCGAGAAGTGGGATCGGCTCGACGAGAACCTGTCGATCCTCGCCCGAATGGCCTCCGCAGCCGCGATCGGCTGCAACGCGTGCCTCGACATCAACTACTTCATGGCTCACCGCCAGGGACTCGACGAGGTGAAGGTGCGCGAGGTGCCGCGCTGGCGGGAGTCGACGATCTACACGACGCTCGAGCGCGCCGTCATGGCGTATGCCCATGCGATGAGCCAGACCCCGGTGGCCGTCACCGACGAGCTGTCGGCCGAGCTGCTGGACGCGCTCGGACCCGCGGCGCTGATCGAGCTCACCGCACGCGTCGGCCTGATGAACCTCGCCGCGCGCACGAACATCGCGCTCGGCATCCACTCGGAGGAGTACGCGGCGGCGTGCGGGCTCCCCGCCCTCGCGACGTCCACCGCCGCCCTAGGCTCGGTCGCATGA
- a CDS encoding SDR family oxidoreductase: MHDPMTDPRDKHPEGGFPGQGQEQPGLTEKTRPVPDHGEESYAGADRLAGRRALITGGDSGIGRAVAIAFAREGADVAFAHMPEEQDDADATIALIEDAGRAALAFAGDIRDEEFATRIVDDTVDVLGGIDVLVLNAAYQKDREGLASLETAELDRVFKTNLYGLLFTARRAVPELAPGSSIIVTSSIQAFHPSPGLIDYAMTKAAQVAFVKALAEELGPKGIRVNAVAPGPIWTPLIPATGWDAERLATFGTDTPLGRPGQPAELAGAYVYLASEASSYVSGAVLPVTGGKGL, encoded by the coding sequence ATGCACGACCCGATGACCGATCCCCGAGACAAGCATCCCGAGGGCGGCTTCCCCGGCCAGGGGCAGGAGCAGCCCGGGCTGACGGAGAAGACCCGGCCGGTGCCCGACCACGGCGAGGAGTCGTACGCAGGCGCGGATCGGCTCGCCGGTCGACGGGCGCTGATCACCGGCGGCGACTCGGGCATCGGCCGTGCCGTTGCGATCGCGTTCGCTCGGGAGGGTGCCGACGTCGCGTTCGCCCACATGCCCGAAGAGCAGGACGACGCCGACGCCACCATCGCGCTGATCGAGGATGCCGGTCGCGCCGCCCTCGCCTTCGCCGGCGACATCCGCGACGAGGAGTTCGCGACGAGAATCGTCGACGACACCGTCGACGTGCTCGGGGGCATCGACGTCCTCGTCCTCAACGCGGCGTATCAGAAGGACCGCGAGGGGCTCGCGTCGCTCGAGACCGCGGAGCTCGACCGCGTCTTCAAGACGAACCTGTATGGACTGCTCTTCACGGCGCGCCGCGCGGTGCCCGAACTCGCCCCGGGGAGCTCGATCATCGTGACGTCCTCGATCCAGGCGTTCCATCCGTCGCCGGGCCTGATCGACTACGCGATGACGAAGGCGGCGCAGGTCGCGTTCGTGAAGGCACTCGCCGAGGAGCTCGGGCCGAAGGGCATCCGCGTGAATGCCGTGGCTCCGGGTCCGATCTGGACCCCGCTCATCCCTGCGACGGGATGGGATGCCGAGCGCCTCGCCACCTTCGGCACCGACACGCCGCTCGGCCGGCCGGGACAGCCCGCCGAGCTGGCCGGCGCCTACGTCTATCTCGCCTCCGAGGCTTCGTCGTACGTCTCGGGCGCGGTGCTTCCGGTGACAGGGGGCAAGGGGCTCTGA
- a CDS encoding agmatine deiminase family protein, with the protein MAWRMPSETAPHERTWMAFPRPGQTLGETLAEQEECYAAWAATAHAIAEFEPVTMVVDPTEIARARRMLSSGVEIVEAPLDEFWMRDFGPTFVVDDERPGVLGAVDWIFNGWGAPEWAEWGLSAEIGRFVSGLVGSELVSSVLVNEGGGIHVDGEGTVLLTETVQLDPRRNPYADRARVEAELARTIGTTRAIWLPRGLTRDYDDFGTNGHVDIVATIPSPGRVLLHDQTDEAHPDHAVSRELRALFESETDAAGRAWEIIDVPAPATLRDHEGFVDWSYINHLVVNGGVIACGFGEDEADAAARAILSEAYPGRTVVSVDARPMFARGGGIHCITQQQPRIEAPAR; encoded by the coding sequence ATGGCCTGGCGGATGCCCTCGGAGACAGCGCCCCACGAGCGCACCTGGATGGCGTTCCCCCGCCCCGGCCAGACCCTCGGTGAGACGCTGGCCGAGCAGGAGGAGTGCTACGCCGCCTGGGCGGCCACAGCGCACGCGATCGCCGAGTTCGAGCCGGTGACGATGGTGGTCGATCCGACCGAGATCGCCCGCGCCCGCCGCATGCTGTCGTCGGGTGTCGAGATCGTCGAAGCGCCGCTCGACGAGTTCTGGATGCGCGACTTCGGACCCACGTTCGTCGTCGACGATGAACGACCCGGCGTGCTGGGCGCCGTCGACTGGATCTTCAACGGGTGGGGTGCGCCCGAATGGGCCGAGTGGGGCCTCTCCGCCGAGATCGGACGATTCGTGAGCGGCCTCGTCGGGTCCGAGCTCGTCAGCTCGGTGCTCGTCAACGAGGGCGGCGGCATCCATGTCGACGGTGAGGGGACGGTCCTCCTCACCGAGACCGTGCAGCTCGATCCGCGCCGCAACCCCTACGCCGACCGCGCGCGCGTCGAGGCGGAGCTCGCCCGCACGATCGGCACGACCAGGGCGATCTGGCTGCCGCGCGGCCTGACCCGCGACTACGACGACTTCGGCACGAACGGGCACGTCGACATCGTGGCGACCATCCCGTCGCCGGGGCGCGTGCTGCTGCACGATCAGACCGACGAGGCCCACCCCGACCACGCCGTGAGCCGCGAGCTGCGCGCGCTGTTCGAGTCCGAGACCGACGCCGCGGGGCGGGCGTGGGAGATCATCGACGTCCCCGCGCCGGCGACCCTCCGCGATCACGAGGGCTTCGTCGACTGGAGCTACATCAACCACCTCGTCGTCAACGGCGGCGTCATCGCGTGCGGCTTCGGCGAGGACGAGGCGGATGCCGCGGCCCGCGCCATCCTGTCGGAGGCGTACCCGGGGCGCACGGTCGTGAGCGTCGACGCGCGGCCGATGTTCGCGCGGGGCGGCGGCATCCACTGCATCACGCAGCAGCAGCCGCGGATCGAGGCGCCGGCGCGATGA
- a CDS encoding RNA polymerase sigma-70 factor, whose translation MSSPIGAGEDDPFVVHRSLLFTVAYEMLGSAADAEDVLQESWLRWAGADRDAVRDPRAYLVRIVTRQSLNQLRTVSRRREDYVGEWLPEPLLTTPDVADDIELAESVSIAMLTVLETLAPTERAVFVLREVFDVPYEEIAEAVDKSPSAVRQIAHRARDHVAARRPRVRVERSEHEEVVERLIAALGSGDVQGLMDVLAPDVVSVADGGGRVRGAARRPVIGAERLARYLVAGMQRFGVQAAFSPMAINGGPGLRVEVDGVLSGAVSLTIEDGVITHIYSIANPDKLARLDAEMALTR comes from the coding sequence ATGAGCAGCCCGATCGGCGCCGGCGAGGACGATCCGTTCGTCGTGCACCGCAGTCTGCTCTTCACGGTCGCGTACGAGATGCTCGGCTCGGCCGCCGACGCGGAGGACGTGCTCCAGGAGTCGTGGCTCCGCTGGGCGGGTGCCGATCGCGACGCCGTGCGCGATCCGCGCGCGTATCTCGTGCGCATCGTCACGCGTCAGTCGCTCAACCAGCTGCGCACGGTGTCGCGCCGTCGCGAGGACTACGTGGGGGAGTGGCTTCCCGAGCCGCTGCTGACCACGCCGGATGTCGCGGACGACATCGAGCTCGCCGAGAGCGTCTCGATCGCGATGCTCACCGTGCTCGAGACCCTCGCGCCGACCGAGCGCGCGGTGTTCGTGCTCCGCGAGGTGTTCGACGTGCCCTACGAGGAGATCGCCGAGGCCGTCGACAAGTCGCCGTCGGCCGTCCGTCAGATCGCCCATCGGGCCCGAGACCACGTCGCCGCCCGGCGGCCGCGCGTGCGCGTCGAGCGTTCGGAGCATGAAGAGGTCGTCGAGCGCCTCATCGCGGCGCTGGGCTCCGGCGACGTGCAGGGGCTCATGGACGTGCTCGCCCCCGACGTCGTGTCGGTCGCCGACGGCGGCGGCCGCGTGCGCGGCGCGGCGCGGCGCCCGGTCATCGGGGCAGAGCGGCTGGCCCGGTACCTCGTCGCCGGCATGCAGCGGTTCGGGGTGCAGGCCGCGTTCTCGCCGATGGCGATCAACGGCGGGCCGGGACTGCGTGTCGAGGTCGACGGCGTCCTGTCCGGAGCGGTCAGCCTGACCATCGAGGACGGCGTCATCACGCACATCTACTCGATCGCCAACCCCGACAAGCTCGCTCGGCTCGACGCCGAGATGGCGCTCACCCGGTGA
- a CDS encoding cation diffusion facilitator family transporter, which produces MGRTDLPAEQRDALRKAVRWEWFTIGYTIVTIALIAMVVSGSQAMKTAWIEDMLSLVPQISFLIALLLIRHPPTKGFPYGLHRAMGVGHLVAGVALLVIGGNLAVEAILGLARAEHPAIGTVQIFGYTIWMGWIMVAVMALVTIGPLVYGPAKAKLAPVLHNKVLYADADMAKADWTTTVASIVGVLGIGVGWWWLDGAAALFISLGIMWDGYRNSRSAVLDLIDQRARSHDDKQIHPLAAEVVEALDRQPWVRASAIRMRDMGQVFHVEAFVVPRGRRASVAQLEAARQAISEMDWKMQDIVIVPVAELPGEAERTSRPRRD; this is translated from the coding sequence ATGGGGCGCACCGACCTGCCGGCAGAGCAGCGGGACGCTCTGCGCAAGGCGGTGCGGTGGGAGTGGTTCACGATCGGCTACACGATCGTCACGATCGCCCTGATCGCGATGGTCGTCAGCGGCTCGCAGGCGATGAAGACCGCCTGGATCGAGGACATGCTCTCGCTGGTGCCGCAGATCTCGTTCCTCATCGCCCTGCTGCTGATCCGGCATCCGCCCACCAAGGGATTCCCGTACGGACTGCACCGCGCGATGGGCGTCGGCCATCTCGTCGCGGGAGTCGCGCTGCTCGTCATCGGCGGGAACCTCGCCGTCGAGGCGATCCTCGGCCTCGCGCGGGCCGAGCATCCGGCCATCGGCACCGTGCAGATCTTCGGCTACACGATCTGGATGGGATGGATCATGGTCGCAGTCATGGCGCTCGTCACCATCGGCCCGCTGGTGTACGGCCCCGCCAAGGCCAAGCTCGCGCCTGTGCTCCACAACAAGGTGCTCTACGCCGACGCCGACATGGCGAAGGCGGACTGGACGACGACGGTGGCCTCGATCGTCGGGGTCCTCGGGATCGGCGTCGGCTGGTGGTGGCTCGACGGAGCGGCGGCGCTCTTCATCTCCCTGGGCATCATGTGGGACGGCTACCGCAACTCGCGGTCCGCCGTGCTCGACCTCATCGACCAGCGCGCCCGCAGCCACGACGACAAGCAGATCCACCCGCTCGCAGCCGAGGTCGTGGAGGCGCTCGACCGTCAGCCCTGGGTGCGTGCCTCGGCGATCCGCATGCGCGACATGGGGCAGGTCTTCCATGTCGAGGCGTTCGTCGTCCCGCGCGGGCGGCGCGCGTCGGTGGCTCAGCTCGAAGCCGCCCGGCAGGCGATCAGCGAGATGGACTGGAAGATGCAGGACATCGTGATCGTGCCGGTCGCGGAACTGCCCGGAGAGGCCGAGCGAACGTCGCGCCCGCGCCGCGATTGA
- a CDS encoding substrate-binding domain-containing protein, with translation MRSHLKARTRLVLTGTAVVAAIGLLAGCTGGGADEDTVVDQGTTTEENAESGDTVVIGFSGPAADHGWLGAINSGAQAAADSFDDVELRVAEGTNDPIAQIAAVETFVNDGVDAIVLLPTDGAALTEAAIAAMEAGIPVINVDREFSSPFAARSTILGDNYGMGVSAGTYICEQLGGEGFVAEIAGIDSLPLTQDRSAGFADALEDCGLQVDARVAADFTVAGGEAAASQLLAANPQIDAIWNHDDDQGIGVLAAIDSAGRDEFFMMGGAGSRSAMEAIQADDTVLKATVIYPSTQAADGVALARLIAQQKTMGDLITPSIPNRVVLDAPVVTKDNVDQFIDLSFE, from the coding sequence ATGCGCTCACACCTGAAGGCGCGCACGCGACTCGTGCTCACCGGCACCGCCGTCGTCGCAGCCATCGGTCTTCTCGCAGGCTGCACCGGGGGCGGGGCCGACGAGGACACCGTCGTCGACCAGGGCACCACGACCGAGGAGAACGCGGAGTCGGGCGACACCGTCGTCATCGGCTTCTCGGGACCCGCGGCCGACCACGGCTGGCTCGGCGCCATCAACTCGGGCGCGCAGGCCGCCGCCGACAGCTTCGACGATGTCGAGCTGCGCGTGGCCGAGGGCACCAATGACCCGATCGCTCAGATCGCGGCGGTGGAGACGTTCGTCAACGACGGTGTCGACGCCATCGTGCTGCTGCCGACCGACGGCGCGGCGCTCACCGAGGCCGCGATCGCGGCGATGGAGGCCGGCATCCCGGTCATCAACGTCGACCGCGAGTTCTCGAGCCCGTTCGCCGCGCGAAGCACCATCCTCGGCGACAACTACGGCATGGGCGTCAGCGCAGGCACGTACATCTGCGAGCAGCTCGGTGGCGAGGGCTTCGTCGCCGAGATCGCGGGAATCGACTCCCTGCCGCTGACCCAGGACCGCTCGGCGGGCTTCGCTGATGCGCTCGAGGACTGCGGTCTGCAGGTCGACGCCCGCGTCGCGGCCGACTTCACCGTCGCCGGCGGAGAGGCAGCGGCATCCCAGCTGCTCGCGGCGAACCCGCAGATCGACGCCATCTGGAACCACGACGACGACCAGGGCATCGGCGTCCTCGCGGCGATCGACTCCGCGGGCCGTGACGAGTTCTTCATGATGGGCGGCGCCGGAAGCCGCTCCGCGATGGAGGCGATCCAGGCGGACGACACCGTGCTCAAGGCGACGGTCATCTACCCGTCGACCCAGGCCGCCGACGGCGTTGCGCTGGCCCGCCTCATCGCGCAGCAGAAGACGATGGGCGACCTGATCACGCCCAGCATCCCGAACCGGGTCGTGCTCGACGCCCCCGTCGTCACGAAGGACAACGTCGACCAGTTCATCGACCTCTCCTTCGAGTGA
- a CDS encoding sugar ABC transporter ATP-binding protein — protein MTKSFSGVRALRGVDLEVLPGEVHCVLGQNGAGKSTLIKTLAGVHRPDEGEISWLGETVDVPTPEAAIELGIATMYQELDVVDGLTIAENIFLGHELARGGFTRRSEAAKQTRELLRRLGHPRLSPHAEVGSLSAANKQIVSMARALSHDIKLIIMDEPSAVLDTEEVKNLFHVVKELTAQGIAVVYITHRLEEIRQIGDRITVLKDGRTTAVGLPVADTPTPELIRLMTGREVANVFPPAVPVPADAPTVLEVEGLGLSGVFEGVSFSVRAGEVVGLAGLVGSGRSEILETVYGARRSTAGSVKVAGKRLRRGSVVHAVASGVGLSPEERKSQGLVLDEPIFVNVTLSSMSRFAKAGFLDERTERKVTREQIDALELRPADPDRPAMTLSGGNQQKILLARWLVHGTRVLLLDEPTRGVDVGARAEIYALIRRLAAAGNAVVVVSSEIEEVLGLADTVLVVADGRVLKTLPASQIDEHGVLDLVMKGTAA, from the coding sequence GTGACGAAGTCCTTCTCCGGAGTCCGCGCCCTCCGCGGGGTCGACCTCGAGGTCCTTCCGGGCGAAGTCCACTGCGTCCTCGGCCAGAACGGTGCCGGCAAGTCGACGCTCATCAAGACGCTCGCCGGTGTGCATCGCCCCGACGAGGGCGAGATCTCCTGGCTCGGTGAGACGGTCGACGTCCCCACCCCCGAAGCCGCGATCGAACTCGGCATCGCCACGATGTACCAGGAACTCGACGTCGTCGACGGCCTCACCATCGCGGAGAACATCTTCCTCGGCCACGAGCTGGCGCGCGGCGGCTTCACCCGGCGATCGGAGGCGGCGAAGCAGACCCGCGAGCTGCTGCGACGACTCGGGCATCCGCGCCTCTCGCCGCACGCGGAGGTCGGCTCACTGTCGGCGGCGAACAAGCAGATCGTCAGCATGGCCAGGGCGCTCTCGCACGACATCAAGCTGATCATCATGGACGAACCGTCCGCCGTCCTCGACACCGAGGAGGTCAAGAACCTCTTCCACGTCGTGAAAGAGCTGACGGCCCAGGGAATCGCCGTGGTCTACATCACGCATCGCCTCGAGGAGATCCGCCAGATCGGCGATCGGATCACCGTGCTCAAGGACGGCCGCACCACCGCTGTCGGGCTTCCCGTGGCCGATACGCCGACGCCGGAGCTCATCCGCCTGATGACGGGTCGCGAGGTCGCCAACGTGTTCCCGCCCGCCGTGCCCGTGCCCGCTGACGCGCCCACCGTCCTCGAGGTGGAGGGCCTCGGCCTCTCCGGCGTGTTCGAGGGCGTGTCCTTCTCCGTGCGGGCCGGCGAAGTCGTCGGCCTCGCCGGCCTCGTCGGGTCGGGCCGCTCCGAGATCCTCGAGACGGTGTACGGCGCGCGCCGATCCACTGCCGGGAGCGTCAAGGTGGCCGGCAAGCGCCTGCGCCGCGGCTCGGTCGTGCACGCCGTCGCCTCGGGGGTGGGACTCTCTCCCGAGGAGCGCAAGAGCCAGGGGCTCGTGCTCGACGAGCCGATCTTCGTCAACGTCACCCTGTCGTCGATGTCGCGGTTCGCCAAGGCCGGCTTCCTCGATGAGCGCACCGAGCGCAAGGTGACCCGTGAGCAGATCGACGCCCTCGAGCTTCGTCCCGCAGATCCCGACCGCCCGGCCATGACCCTCTCCGGCGGCAACCAGCAGAAGATCCTGCTCGCGCGCTGGCTCGTGCACGGCACGCGTGTGCTCCTTCTTGACGAGCCCACCCGCGGCGTCGATGTCGGCGCCCGCGCCGAGATCTATGCGCTTATCCGGCGCCTGGCCGCCGCTGGCAATGCCGTCGTCGTGGTCTCGAGCGAGATCGAGGAAGTGCTCGGCCTCGCCGACACCGTGCTCGTCGTCGCGGACGGCCGCGTCCTCAAGACCCTTCCCGCCTCCCAGATCGACGAGCACGGTGTGCTCGATCTCGTCATGAAAGGAACCGCCGCGTGA
- a CDS encoding GAP family protein, protein MTGTIGEILPLALGVSISPVPVIAAILMLLSPRARVTGVGFLLGWIAGIVVAVTVFTLLASLIPSAAPDASKPIQGAIQLLLGALLLVLALRNWRSRPKAGEEPPLPKWMQAIDRITFPAALGLGLLLSAVNPKNLMLGAAAGVDIGSAGLGVGETVLVIAVFTLIAASTVAIPVIGYLIAADRMRGPLGALHVWLARENAVIMAVLLLVIGAVLIGKGIASF, encoded by the coding sequence ATGACCGGGACCATCGGCGAGATCCTTCCCCTGGCGCTCGGCGTCTCGATCAGCCCGGTGCCCGTCATCGCCGCGATCCTCATGCTGCTCTCGCCCAGGGCGCGCGTGACCGGCGTCGGGTTCCTCCTCGGCTGGATCGCGGGCATCGTCGTCGCCGTCACGGTGTTCACACTGCTCGCCTCGCTGATCCCGAGCGCCGCACCCGATGCCTCGAAGCCGATCCAGGGAGCGATCCAGCTGCTCCTGGGTGCGCTGCTCCTCGTCCTGGCGCTGCGCAACTGGCGATCGCGCCCGAAGGCCGGCGAGGAGCCTCCGCTGCCGAAATGGATGCAGGCGATCGACAGGATCACGTTCCCCGCTGCGCTCGGCCTCGGCCTCCTCCTGTCGGCCGTCAACCCGAAGAACCTCATGCTCGGCGCGGCAGCGGGTGTCGACATCGGATCGGCCGGGCTCGGCGTCGGCGAGACGGTGCTCGTGATCGCCGTGTTCACGCTGATCGCGGCATCCACCGTCGCGATCCCGGTGATCGGCTATCTCATCGCCGCCGACCGCATGCGCGGTCCGCTCGGCGCGCTCCACGTCTGGCTGGCGCGCGAGAACGCGGTCATCATGGCGGTGCTGCTGCTCGTCATCGGCGCGGTGCTGATCGGCAAGGGCATCGCGAGCTTCTAG
- a CDS encoding cysteine hydrolase family protein, with translation MTQVLVIVDIQRDYFPGGAHPLVGPDAAADTASTLLDRWRRAGLPVVHVQHESREEGAGMLVPGTPGGEIDPRVAPSAGEPVVRKTHPNSFLETTLKERLDEAEASALVVIGMMSSMCVDATVRAASDLGYRVTVAADACAAPDLEHGGVRVGGAEVHAAFMAALASAYARVVPAASLPN, from the coding sequence ATGACCCAGGTTCTCGTCATCGTGGACATCCAGCGGGACTACTTCCCCGGCGGCGCGCACCCGCTCGTCGGTCCGGATGCCGCAGCCGACACGGCGTCGACCCTGCTCGACCGCTGGCGCCGTGCCGGTCTGCCGGTGGTCCATGTTCAGCACGAGAGTCGGGAGGAGGGCGCAGGCATGCTCGTGCCCGGCACCCCCGGCGGAGAGATCGACCCGCGCGTGGCGCCCTCCGCGGGCGAACCGGTCGTGCGCAAGACGCATCCCAACTCGTTCCTCGAGACGACGCTGAAGGAGCGGCTCGACGAGGCGGAGGCATCCGCTCTCGTCGTCATCGGGATGATGAGCAGCATGTGCGTCGACGCGACGGTGCGGGCCGCGTCGGATCTCGGCTACCGGGTCACCGTGGCCGCGGATGCCTGCGCCGCGCCCGACCTCGAGCACGGCGGCGTCCGGGTGGGCGGCGCCGAAGTGCACGCCGCGTTCATGGCGGCGCTCGCCTCCGCGTACGCCCGCGTGGTCCCCGCCGCGTCTCTGCCGAATTGA